One genomic segment of Porphyromonadaceae bacterium W3.11 includes these proteins:
- a CDS encoding alkaline phosphatase, with product MKNLYFTLLYLTVVLIFSPKCIAQEEQQLQGRDRELTLHSTTPYHVDSLPQLDIYGKPLNVVLMRGDGMSLSHISSLMSLNRGHVWLQNATVTGLMDTCALDSLITDSAASGTAMATGRKAKYHTLGVDSDGTPRYNLTYFAFDNGLRSGVVSVCRLWDATPAAFCCHNLDRDASQEIMADYVSSNADLVIGGGAYLMSEGRTDGRDLFSELQAKGFNIATTMEELKAINKGKIFAALASVDLPEPKERGAFLTDVSLTALNHLSQDNKGFFLMIEGSQLDDYAHANNLDLLMQETADFDQAAGAVMKWAANNGNTLVIITADHETGGLTLVGGDHKGTIVGKFSTGGHSGRLVPVYVYGPGAIDFTGIYSNADLFHKIINALINSHLE from the coding sequence ATGAAGAACCTTTATTTTACTCTGCTGTACCTTACTGTTGTTCTTATCTTCTCACCTAAGTGTATCGCTCAGGAAGAGCAGCAGCTGCAAGGCAGAGACCGAGAATTGACGCTTCATAGCACTACTCCCTATCATGTAGATTCACTCCCGCAGCTTGATATATATGGTAAGCCACTTAATGTAGTATTGATGAGAGGCGATGGGATGAGTCTTTCACATATATCTTCGTTAATGTCGTTGAATCGAGGACATGTATGGCTCCAAAATGCTACTGTTACTGGACTTATGGATACTTGTGCCCTTGATAGTTTGATAACAGACTCCGCAGCGTCTGGTACAGCTATGGCTACTGGTCGTAAAGCTAAGTATCATACTTTAGGAGTTGATTCAGATGGTACTCCTAGATACAACTTGACCTACTTTGCATTTGATAATGGACTTCGCTCAGGGGTTGTTTCAGTCTGTCGTCTATGGGATGCTACTCCAGCAGCTTTCTGCTGTCATAATCTAGACCGAGACGCATCACAGGAAATTATGGCTGATTATGTTAGCTCTAACGCAGACCTTGTAATTGGAGGAGGGGCATACCTAATGAGCGAGGGTAGAACAGATGGACGTGACTTATTCAGCGAGCTTCAAGCGAAGGGGTTTAATATAGCAACTACCATGGAGGAGCTAAAGGCTATTAATAAAGGAAAGATTTTTGCAGCTCTTGCCTCAGTTGATTTGCCAGAACCTAAAGAAAGGGGTGCCTTTCTTACTGACGTTTCGCTTACAGCACTTAACCATCTTTCTCAGGATAATAAAGGTTTTTTCTTAATGATAGAGGGGTCACAGTTGGATGACTATGCACACGCAAATAATCTCGATTTATTGATGCAAGAGACTGCTGACTTTGATCAAGCTGCTGGAGCAGTGATGAAATGGGCTGCAAATAATGGAAATACCCTCGTCATCATTACAGCTGATCATGAGACAGGTGGACTTACTTTGGTTGGAGGAGATCATAAGGGTACTATAGTAGGGAAGTTTAGTACGGGAGGTCATAGCGGGAGGCTAGTACCAGTCTATGTTTATGGCCCTGGAGCTATTGACTTTACTGGTATATACTCTAATGCTGATCTTTTTCATAAGATTATAAATGCTTTGATCAACAGTCATTTAGAGTAA
- a CDS encoding lamin tail domain-containing protein, whose translation MTDVFRHQYLIILAILWSFASLPINAQNYPDAWEGTLDVFQYDQGILSYRDDGVSGRASIHHNYAKPRSGYLIWSFGTLFETPPTTQNSFSLTLFSIQQNQALYQYVLEPSPDSKEILLLKKNFQMSSGVWDKISQETLDRHMLRFASTAWNGLEMRVIYEEGIGLVMQTFSPHGELQTSKEVIQVEQGMPVWKIKLQTQFTAKKKLQHSYMLPVVTDEVEEQDESPLKIIDSKVDELGEVILKLNKSVNTSQAIITCDGHHPTIANGSSPDILIIQLGEVFQANTEYRFIITDLINLQGEKESLEFTIMGKSEDESSIEIPQGIFITELMVDPPTSGSLRDIKYIELYNNSGEDIDLGYLTLLYRNTKYELPHSKWANHTFAVAYPEANTHPTNIGLLVPLTNFPALSGTFTLRLVDPDGNILDQINYSNRLYGEGFPHGKASVERVGYKPDRWLRSNHPNGGTPGLHTTMRPHVGVEASSVVINELMLSPSGTAEKYIELYNRSSSTIDVSELYLTYANKEEASSSKSWLPVINTFLLKPGEYVVLSSFPESLARIFPDHDANTFVERIDFPSISSTYSEIELRSHADDKVIDRVIYRRQWLGDDSRDRTGYSLERISPDHDGTVRNNWRRARSTDSESGIGGTPGVKNSVFGIPSDTPDDRSYISWPDSPEINDIKELYIMLQRFGDLAKLDIYTIDGAPIYSSNGTAITGILDMIRQGKAPYPTMLMVVHITFTDEEKDPPIVSYSSVWLHHNGV comes from the coding sequence GTGACGGACGTATTTAGGCACCAATACCTCATCATACTTGCTATACTATGGTCCTTTGCGTCTCTTCCTATAAATGCACAGAACTATCCTGATGCTTGGGAAGGCACTCTTGATGTCTTCCAATATGATCAAGGCATACTTAGTTATAGAGACGACGGCGTATCGGGAAGAGCATCTATACATCATAATTACGCGAAACCTAGAAGTGGATATTTGATTTGGAGCTTCGGTACTCTTTTTGAGACCCCTCCGACGACACAAAACAGTTTCTCTCTCACTCTTTTTTCTATCCAGCAAAACCAAGCCTTATACCAATATGTACTGGAGCCTAGCCCTGATAGCAAAGAGATCCTCTTACTAAAAAAGAACTTCCAGATGAGCTCTGGAGTATGGGATAAAATCTCACAAGAAACTCTAGATCGTCACATGCTCCGTTTCGCTTCTACCGCATGGAATGGTCTGGAGATGCGTGTGATTTATGAGGAAGGTATAGGCTTAGTGATGCAGACCTTTTCACCTCATGGTGAGCTACAGACTTCAAAAGAAGTGATCCAGGTGGAGCAAGGCATGCCTGTATGGAAAATAAAACTTCAGACTCAATTTACAGCTAAGAAAAAACTGCAACATTCCTACATGTTACCAGTAGTAACTGATGAGGTCGAGGAGCAGGACGAGAGTCCTCTTAAAATAATAGACTCTAAGGTGGACGAGCTAGGCGAGGTCATACTTAAGTTGAATAAGTCCGTTAATACTTCTCAAGCCATCATAACATGTGATGGACATCACCCGACGATTGCTAATGGTTCTTCTCCTGACATCCTTATTATACAGCTGGGCGAAGTATTTCAAGCAAATACTGAGTATCGGTTTATAATAACCGATTTAATCAACCTTCAGGGAGAAAAAGAGTCTTTGGAATTTACCATTATGGGAAAGTCTGAAGATGAAAGCTCGATCGAAATACCTCAGGGTATCTTCATCACAGAGTTAATGGTGGATCCACCCACATCAGGTAGCCTACGAGATATAAAATATATAGAGCTTTATAATAACAGCGGGGAAGATATAGATCTAGGTTATTTGACGCTTCTTTACAGAAATACAAAATATGAACTCCCTCACTCTAAGTGGGCAAATCATACTTTTGCAGTGGCTTACCCAGAAGCAAATACTCATCCCACAAACATTGGACTACTGGTACCCCTAACCAATTTCCCAGCATTGAGTGGGACATTCACACTAAGATTAGTTGATCCAGACGGGAACATACTGGACCAAATTAATTACTCAAATAGGCTATATGGAGAAGGATTTCCACACGGTAAAGCCTCAGTCGAAAGAGTGGGATACAAACCAGATAGATGGCTAAGGTCAAATCACCCAAATGGAGGTACACCTGGACTACATACGACGATGCGACCACACGTCGGAGTTGAGGCGAGTTCTGTAGTCATCAATGAACTGATGCTTTCACCCAGTGGAACGGCTGAGAAATATATTGAGTTGTATAATCGGTCATCTTCCACAATAGATGTCTCTGAACTTTATCTTACATATGCAAATAAGGAAGAAGCTTCGTCCAGTAAAAGCTGGTTACCTGTGATAAATACGTTCTTACTTAAGCCTGGGGAGTATGTTGTTCTTAGCTCATTTCCAGAAAGCCTTGCTCGGATATTCCCTGATCATGACGCTAATACCTTTGTCGAACGAATAGATTTTCCATCCATCAGCTCTACGTACTCCGAAATAGAGCTTCGCTCTCATGCAGATGACAAAGTAATTGACAGAGTGATCTATAGACGACAGTGGTTGGGTGATGACAGTAGAGACCGCACTGGATACTCCTTGGAACGCATTTCACCTGATCATGATGGTACCGTAAGGAATAATTGGAGGCGGGCGAGGAGCACAGACTCTGAAAGTGGAATAGGTGGTACCCCAGGGGTGAAAAACTCCGTCTTTGGCATCCCTTCTGACACCCCTGATGATAGGAGTTATATCAGCTGGCCTGACAGCCCTGAAATAAATGATATTAAGGAGTTGTATATAATGTTACAGAGATTCGGTGATCTTGCAAAGTTGGATATTTACACCATTGATGGAGCACCTATTTATTCATCTAACGGCACTGCTATTACGGGCATTTTAGATATGATCAGACAAGGCAAAGCTCCCTACCCTACGATGCTAATGGTGGTACACATCACCTTCACGGATGAAGAAAAAGACCCACCGATCGTTAGCTATAGCTCTGTATGGCTTCATCACAATGGAGTGTGA
- the clpP gene encoding ATP-dependent Clp endopeptidase proteolytic subunit ClpP has product MTSEKKFGKEFELYAKKHLNVSSGVLDDYTKIFNNQASRGYVSPTIIEERQLNVAQMDVFSRLMMDRIIFLGSAIDDYVANVIQAQLLFLETSDPGKEISLYINSPGGSVYAGYGIYDTMQYISCDVSTICTGMAASMGAILLVAGEHGKRFALPHSRVMIHQPLGGAQGQASDMEITVREILKVKQELYEILSKHTGRSLEEVERDSDRDYWMTSEEARAYGAVDKVLRKEEEK; this is encoded by the coding sequence ATGACAAGCGAAAAGAAATTTGGAAAGGAATTTGAGCTGTATGCTAAAAAGCATCTGAATGTGAGCTCAGGCGTTCTTGATGATTATACTAAAATATTTAATAATCAGGCATCTAGGGGGTACGTATCTCCTACGATTATAGAGGAACGTCAGCTGAATGTAGCACAGATGGACGTCTTCAGTCGATTAATGATGGATAGAATTATATTCCTCGGTTCGGCGATTGACGACTATGTAGCTAATGTCATCCAGGCACAGCTCTTATTCTTGGAGACAAGTGATCCAGGAAAAGAAATTTCACTATATATTAACTCTCCGGGAGGATCAGTGTATGCTGGCTATGGCATTTATGATACCATGCAGTATATCAGCTGTGATGTATCTACGATATGTACAGGCATGGCTGCTAGTATGGGAGCTATATTATTGGTCGCTGGTGAGCATGGAAAACGCTTTGCTCTTCCACACTCTAGGGTAATGATTCATCAGCCACTAGGTGGAGCTCAGGGGCAAGCATCGGATATGGAAATTACAGTGAGGGAAATCTTAAAGGTCAAGCAAGAGCTATATGAAATATTAAGCAAGCATACAGGCAGAAGTCTGGAGGAAGTCGAGAGAGATAGCGATAGAGACTATTGGATGACCTCCGAAGAGGCTAGAGCGTATGGTGCTGTTGATAAGGTTTTAAGGAAGGAAGAAGAAAAGTAA
- the clpX gene encoding ATP-dependent Clp protease ATP-binding subunit ClpX — protein sequence MAKRNNRSTIGAGQQHEERCDICGRPASMVEYLVPGPIGNLCDECATTVHNAVQKAKKMEQRSQKFALPKIEDLPKPAEIVDFLDQYVIGQEDAKRTMAVAVYNHYKRLIYHQELEEKGIKETNDVELEKSNIMMVGPTGTGKTLLARTIARMLNVPFTIVDATVFTQAGYVGEDVESILSRLLQVADYNVEAAERGIVFVDELDKLARKQDNPSITRDVGGEGVQQSLLKLLEGTEVNVPPQGGRKHPEQKMIVVNTSNILFVCGGAFDGIEKKIAQRINTRMVGYTSALRGKNVQEGDSLLKYITASDLRSFGLIPELIGRLPVLTYLTPLDKEALRAILTQPHNAISKQYHKLMSMDGIDLKVDDDVYDLIVEKAMEYKTGARGLRSIFEELMKDAMFEAPSTNKKSMRITRKYAEKHIRNTAV from the coding sequence ATGGCCAAAAGAAATAACAGGTCCACAATTGGAGCTGGTCAGCAACACGAAGAACGCTGCGATATTTGTGGTCGTCCTGCAAGTATGGTAGAGTACTTGGTTCCGGGTCCCATAGGTAACCTCTGTGATGAATGTGCTACAACAGTACATAATGCGGTGCAGAAGGCTAAAAAGATGGAACAGAGATCTCAGAAGTTTGCTTTGCCTAAGATAGAGGATCTTCCTAAACCAGCTGAAATTGTAGATTTTCTTGATCAGTATGTGATTGGACAAGAAGATGCCAAGAGGACTATGGCAGTAGCTGTCTACAACCACTACAAAAGATTGATTTATCATCAAGAACTTGAGGAGAAGGGTATCAAAGAAACCAATGATGTTGAGCTAGAGAAAAGCAACATCATGATGGTGGGTCCTACAGGTACAGGTAAGACCCTCTTGGCACGTACTATTGCTCGTATGCTTAACGTCCCATTTACGATTGTGGATGCTACTGTCTTTACTCAAGCTGGATATGTAGGGGAGGATGTCGAAAGTATTTTATCTAGGTTACTCCAAGTAGCTGACTATAATGTCGAGGCGGCAGAAAGAGGTATTGTATTTGTGGACGAGTTGGATAAGCTTGCTCGGAAGCAGGATAATCCAAGCATCACCCGTGATGTAGGTGGAGAGGGTGTTCAGCAAAGTTTGCTGAAGCTCTTAGAGGGAACAGAAGTAAATGTCCCACCTCAGGGAGGGCGGAAGCATCCGGAGCAAAAAATGATCGTGGTAAATACTTCTAACATACTCTTCGTCTGTGGAGGGGCCTTTGATGGGATTGAAAAAAAGATAGCACAGAGAATCAATACTCGAATGGTAGGCTATACAAGTGCCCTAAGAGGTAAGAATGTACAAGAAGGAGATAGCCTATTAAAGTATATCACGGCAAGTGATTTGAGATCCTTTGGGTTAATACCAGAGTTGATAGGTCGTTTACCAGTGCTAACTTATCTTACGCCGTTGGATAAGGAGGCATTAAGAGCAATACTGACACAGCCACACAATGCGATATCCAAGCAGTACCATAAGTTAATGTCTATGGATGGTATTGACCTTAAGGTAGATGATGATGTGTATGACCTCATTGTCGAAAAGGCGATGGAGTATAAAACTGGTGCCAGAGGACTGCGTAGCATCTTTGAGGAGTTGATGAAAGATGCAATGTTTGAAGCTCCATCAACGAACAAAAAGAGTATGAGGATCACTCGGAAATACGCCGAAAAGCATATCAGAAATACAGCGGTATAA
- the recQ gene encoding DNA helicase RecQ → MNDERTRKLYDTLKLFFGFDQFKGHQLEIINSIMDGNDTFVLMPTGGGKSLCYQLPALISKGTAVIISPLIALMKNQVDALRGNSNNDNIAHFINSSLSKAQIDKVHEDLRSGVTKMLYVAPESLTKLENIELLREIKVSFYAVDEAHCISEWGHDFRPEYRRIRSVVDEIMPRPIVALTATATPVVQEDIKKSLKMESANVFTSSFNRENLFYEVRKKDKDIDKDIIRFIKANSGKTGIVYCMSRNQVEVFAEVLQANNIKALPYHAGMDSQVRDETQDAFLQERIDVIVATIAFGMGIDKPDVRYVIHYDIPKSLESYYQETGRAGRDGGEGICIAYYCEEDVQKMSKLLQSKNKSNSEKDVGKQLLDEIAEYSYSPICRRKFLLHYFGERYEHDNCHNCDNCKNKKKIVEAKECLLSILEAVKILKEEFKTEYIIDFVTGKETADVENYKHDKLEEFGSCKGEEVEVLEAVIRQALIDGYLNKDVERYGVLELTKKGKAYIRKPTSFKIQINDADEEIEAEQKNAGSGVADPQLYAVLKDLCRKMAKKLELPAYVIFQDASLQDMATFYPINMTELQNISGVGQSKAKKYGEPFLELIREYVRENEIERPEDIRIRTVPNKSKLKVSIVQLIDRKVSLEDIANTHNLDFTELLDEIEAIVYSGTKINIVYFIEDVMDEDAIDEIFDYFKQSPTGNIEQAMSELEVYEEDEIRLVRIMFLSELAN, encoded by the coding sequence ATGAATGACGAACGTACCAGAAAGCTTTATGATACTCTGAAACTATTTTTTGGCTTTGATCAATTTAAAGGTCATCAGCTAGAGATTATTAATAGTATCATGGACGGAAATGATACCTTTGTCCTAATGCCTACAGGAGGTGGAAAGTCGCTTTGTTATCAATTGCCTGCACTAATTAGTAAGGGGACAGCGGTGATTATTTCTCCGCTTATTGCATTGATGAAAAATCAGGTCGATGCTTTGCGTGGCAATTCAAATAATGATAATATAGCCCACTTCATTAATTCTTCCTTATCTAAAGCTCAAATAGATAAGGTTCATGAGGACTTAAGAAGTGGGGTTACCAAGATGCTATATGTGGCACCAGAGAGTCTCACAAAGCTTGAAAATATTGAGCTATTAAGAGAGATAAAGGTGTCCTTTTATGCCGTTGATGAAGCTCACTGTATTTCTGAATGGGGACATGATTTCCGTCCAGAGTATAGGAGGATTAGATCTGTCGTTGATGAGATCATGCCACGTCCTATTGTTGCTCTGACAGCAACAGCTACACCTGTAGTTCAAGAGGATATTAAGAAGAGCCTCAAGATGGAGTCGGCTAATGTTTTTACCAGCTCATTTAATAGGGAGAACCTATTTTATGAGGTGAGAAAAAAAGATAAGGATATCGATAAAGACATTATTCGATTCATCAAGGCAAATAGTGGTAAGACTGGTATTGTGTACTGCATGAGCCGAAATCAGGTAGAGGTTTTTGCGGAGGTCTTGCAAGCGAATAACATTAAGGCTCTCCCATACCATGCAGGTATGGATAGCCAGGTGAGAGACGAGACTCAAGATGCCTTTTTACAAGAAAGGATTGATGTTATTGTGGCGACAATAGCATTTGGGATGGGTATTGATAAGCCCGATGTCAGATATGTAATACATTATGACATTCCTAAGAGCTTAGAGAGCTACTATCAGGAAACAGGGCGAGCAGGTAGAGATGGTGGAGAAGGCATCTGTATAGCATACTATTGTGAAGAGGATGTCCAGAAAATGTCAAAGCTCCTGCAGAGTAAAAATAAAAGTAATAGTGAAAAAGACGTTGGTAAACAACTCTTAGACGAGATAGCCGAATATTCATATTCTCCAATATGCCGAAGAAAATTTTTATTACACTACTTTGGAGAGAGGTATGAGCATGACAATTGTCATAATTGCGATAACTGTAAGAATAAGAAGAAGATTGTGGAAGCAAAAGAATGTTTATTATCAATACTTGAAGCAGTCAAGATATTAAAGGAAGAATTTAAGACTGAATACATTATTGACTTTGTAACAGGTAAGGAAACTGCGGATGTTGAAAATTATAAACACGATAAATTAGAAGAGTTTGGTAGCTGCAAAGGTGAAGAGGTTGAAGTCTTAGAGGCCGTCATTCGTCAGGCTTTGATAGATGGATATCTCAATAAGGATGTGGAGAGGTATGGTGTGCTAGAATTGACAAAAAAAGGAAAAGCATATATCAGAAAGCCAACGTCTTTTAAAATCCAAATTAATGATGCGGATGAAGAAATAGAGGCGGAGCAGAAAAATGCGGGATCGGGAGTAGCCGACCCTCAGTTATATGCTGTTCTTAAGGATCTTTGTAGAAAGATGGCAAAAAAGCTTGAGCTCCCAGCTTATGTTATTTTCCAAGATGCTAGCCTACAAGACATGGCTACATTCTATCCTATTAACATGACTGAGCTCCAGAACATCTCTGGAGTAGGGCAGAGCAAAGCAAAGAAATATGGCGAACCATTTTTGGAGCTTATTCGTGAATATGTCAGAGAAAATGAGATCGAGCGTCCAGAGGATATTAGGATTAGAACAGTACCAAATAAGTCTAAGCTTAAGGTGTCTATTGTTCAGTTGATCGATCGAAAGGTATCTCTAGAAGATATTGCTAATACTCATAATCTGGATTTTACCGAATTGTTAGATGAAATTGAAGCTATAGTATATAGTGGAACGAAGATTAACATCGTCTATTTCATCGAGGATGTCATGGATGAGGATGCTATTGATGAGATCTTTGACTATTTCAAACAGTCCCCAACAGGTAATATTGAACAGGCAATGAGCGAACTAGAGGTGTACGAAGAAGATGAAATACGTCTGGTTCGAATTATGTTCTTGTCAGAATTAGCCAATTAA
- a CDS encoding DUF3298 and DUF4163 domain-containing protein yields MKTLYKISFLILIVFSVTSCRKKDDGSELNDAITWEYYSSSVRYTDPKVQEALSEIELDDQCKVDIKLLFPRTDSEKYEPLRQELHDFLLDRFVADGHEILNLKADDPQAFVNSFVDYQISMFKEEISEISSIYLEGDHTPFSLLVKEFYLSDSLLYNKNGIVSIGLNNYEYSGGAHGTSIFSCRSYDLKNHSPISPSTLFQDPKAQGILDAIEDQILADYGVESIKELQESNGIFSLTGSEVVMSNEFYFSEKGITFYYNPYEIAAYAYGSTEVTVPYSVLAPYFRSQYQFLGKL; encoded by the coding sequence ATGAAGACACTTTACAAAATATCATTCTTGATCCTTATAGTATTCTCTGTTACCTCCTGTCGTAAGAAGGACGATGGAAGTGAATTAAATGATGCTATAACATGGGAGTATTACTCTAGCTCTGTGAGATATACGGACCCTAAGGTACAAGAGGCATTAAGCGAGATAGAGCTTGACGATCAATGTAAAGTGGACATAAAGCTGTTATTTCCACGTACTGATAGTGAGAAATATGAACCATTAAGGCAGGAGTTACATGACTTTCTATTGGATCGATTTGTCGCAGATGGTCATGAAATACTGAATCTTAAGGCAGATGATCCTCAGGCTTTTGTGAATAGCTTTGTGGACTATCAGATCTCAATGTTCAAGGAGGAGATAAGTGAAATAAGTAGCATCTATTTAGAAGGAGATCACACGCCTTTTAGCCTTTTAGTGAAGGAGTTTTATCTCAGTGATTCGTTGCTATATAATAAAAATGGGATTGTCTCTATTGGATTAAATAATTACGAGTACTCAGGTGGTGCCCATGGGACCTCTATCTTTAGCTGTCGTAGTTATGACCTGAAGAATCATAGCCCGATATCGCCATCTACCTTGTTTCAGGATCCTAAGGCTCAAGGGATTTTGGATGCGATTGAGGATCAAATCCTAGCTGACTATGGTGTAGAATCGATTAAAGAACTTCAGGAGTCCAATGGTATATTTAGCCTTACAGGTTCAGAAGTCGTGATGTCGAATGAATTTTACTTCTCCGAAAAGGGTATCACATTTTACTATAATCCATATGAAATAGCAGCATATGCCTATGGATCCACAGAGGTAACGGTCCCATATAGTGTGTTAGCTCCATATTTTAGATCACAGTATCAATTTTTAGGTAAACTATAA
- the rsmG gene encoding 16S rRNA (guanine(527)-N(7))-methyltransferase RsmG — translation MNNEEVTLLKRLFPSLTQSQEEQFKLLPELYKEWNAKINVISRKDIENVFVHHILHSLSIALFTKFAPNTKVFDVGTGGGLPGIPLAILFPDVEFILIDSIAKKITVASEIIKALNLSNAKTYRGRAEEYKGDRGDYVVSRAAMQMDLLVNISQRLIDTKAQNNALPNGVIALKGGDLQEELKRYRRIAIEEDILNYIPDYEFFETKKIVYIPL, via the coding sequence ATGAATAACGAAGAAGTTACTCTATTGAAAAGGTTATTTCCTTCGCTTACACAATCGCAAGAAGAGCAATTCAAACTTCTGCCGGAGTTATACAAGGAATGGAACGCTAAAATTAATGTGATCTCTCGTAAGGATATTGAGAATGTTTTTGTTCATCATATTCTCCATTCACTTAGTATAGCCTTATTTACTAAGTTTGCTCCTAATACTAAGGTGTTCGATGTCGGTACAGGAGGTGGACTGCCTGGCATTCCGTTAGCTATTTTATTTCCAGATGTCGAATTTATATTGATTGATAGTATCGCTAAGAAGATAACCGTAGCTAGCGAAATTATCAAAGCATTAAATTTGTCAAATGCTAAAACTTATAGGGGTAGGGCTGAGGAGTATAAAGGTGACCGAGGTGACTACGTGGTCAGTAGAGCTGCTATGCAGATGGATTTACTCGTAAATATATCCCAGCGACTCATTGATACAAAAGCACAAAATAATGCTTTGCCCAACGGAGTGATAGCTCTTAAGGGTGGGGATCTCCAAGAAGAATTAAAACGATACAGGAGGATTGCAATAGAGGAGGATATTCTGAATTATATCCCTGATTATGAATTTTTTGAAACTAAGAAAATAGTATATATACCATTATAA
- a CDS encoding MBL fold metallo-hydrolase, producing the protein MIKYHCFTVNFVQVNSYIVWDETNKACLIDPGFSSHEEQQQFIQFLNKNELTLERCIVTHMHFDHILGARFIEDYFGVNIEVPCVDMNVLPDLSTQLSAFGMPKTPDCDFTPIPMDIQKGDTIHFGHSSLKILETPGHSPGHYTFYDPNGDGMIFCGDVIFCNGMGRSDLWGGDYETLINSIQNVLMKLPDSTLVLSGHGPITTIGRERPNYV; encoded by the coding sequence ATGATTAAGTACCATTGCTTTACAGTTAACTTTGTGCAAGTCAATTCGTATATCGTATGGGATGAGACAAATAAGGCTTGTCTCATCGATCCAGGGTTCTCCTCTCACGAAGAGCAACAGCAATTTATTCAGTTTTTAAATAAAAATGAATTGACTCTGGAACGCTGTATCGTTACACACATGCACTTTGATCATATTCTTGGAGCTCGTTTTATTGAAGACTATTTCGGAGTTAATATAGAGGTACCATGCGTGGATATGAACGTTTTGCCTGATCTTTCTACTCAGTTATCTGCCTTTGGGATGCCTAAGACTCCTGATTGTGACTTCACACCTATTCCAATGGATATACAGAAGGGTGACACTATTCATTTTGGTCATTCTTCTTTGAAGATTCTAGAGACCCCTGGGCACTCACCTGGACATTACACCTTCTACGACCCTAATGGGGATGGGATGATTTTTTGTGGTGATGTTATTTTCTGTAATGGAATGGGCCGATCCGACTTGTGGGGCGGCGACTATGAAACTCTTATTAACTCTATCCAAAATGTCCTCATGAAGTTGCCTGATAGTACACTTGTATTATCAGGTCATGGTCCTATAACAACCATAGGGAGGGAGAGACCTAATTATGTATAA